From Sulfuracidifex tepidarius, one genomic window encodes:
- the agl3 gene encoding UDP-sulfoquinovose synthase, whose amino-acid sequence MKVIVFGGDGYLGWPLSLRLASRGHEVLIVDNLFTRRAVTEVGSDSAFPLPLPDKRVENAKKESDVEVSFQTGDVRDYEFVEDMIREFKPDAVVDFAEQRSAPYSMIDVYHAVHTVENNVRGTINLIYAISKVNPDIHFLKMGTMGEYGTPSYPILESPEVEVEIKGKKGEVMFPKKGGSYYHWSKVFDTYLLYWSLKDLNVLSRVTDIMQGPVYGTRTEEIKSEGVRTRFDFDEVWGTVVNRFCVEAVLGMPLTPYGKGEQRRGFLSLEDSMRALTALLENPPEGYRVVNQIHEVYSVNQIAEMVKKAGEDLGMSVEIEHVKNPRVEAEQHEYDVESKVLPSLGATPVKKMQDEVKFMIEDLLPYKDRLSRYKGAILPRTDWRKGR is encoded by the coding sequence ATGAAGGTAATAGTTTTCGGAGGAGATGGTTATTTAGGATGGCCGCTGTCATTGAGGTTAGCTTCCAGAGGGCATGAAGTCTTAATAGTTGATAACCTTTTCACCAGGAGAGCTGTCACAGAGGTAGGCTCCGACTCGGCCTTTCCCCTTCCGTTACCAGACAAGAGGGTTGAGAACGCAAAGAAGGAGTCCGACGTGGAGGTTTCCTTTCAGACAGGGGACGTACGCGACTACGAGTTCGTTGAGGACATGATAAGGGAGTTTAAACCCGACGCAGTGGTGGACTTCGCTGAGCAGAGGTCCGCTCCGTACTCCATGATAGACGTTTATCACGCAGTACACACCGTTGAGAACAACGTGAGAGGGACCATCAACCTGATATACGCGATCTCAAAGGTCAACCCAGACATACATTTCCTGAAAATGGGAACCATGGGAGAGTACGGAACACCTTCTTACCCCATTCTTGAGTCCCCCGAGGTAGAAGTTGAGATAAAAGGGAAGAAAGGGGAGGTCATGTTCCCCAAGAAAGGAGGGAGTTACTACCACTGGAGCAAGGTGTTCGATACTTACTTGCTTTACTGGTCGCTGAAGGACTTAAACGTGCTGTCCAGAGTCACCGACATAATGCAAGGCCCGGTTTACGGAACGAGGACTGAAGAAATAAAGAGCGAGGGAGTTAGGACTAGGTTCGACTTCGATGAGGTGTGGGGGACTGTAGTGAACAGGTTCTGTGTCGAGGCTGTGCTAGGTATGCCTCTCACTCCTTACGGCAAGGGAGAACAGAGGAGAGGATTCCTTTCCCTCGAGGACAGTATGAGGGCGTTAACGGCTCTCCTTGAGAACCCTCCAGAGGGATACCGCGTTGTGAATCAGATACACGAGGTATACTCGGTGAACCAGATAGCGGAGATGGTGAAGAAGGCTGGAGAAGACCTAGGTATGTCAGTTGAAATAGAACATGTTAAGAACCCTAGGGTAGAGGCCGAACAACATGAATATGACGTGGAGAGCAAAGTTCTGCCTTCCCTGGGGGCAACTCCAGTGAAGAAGATGCAAGACGAGGTGAAGTTCATGATAGAGGACTTGCTGCCTTACAAGGATAGACTATCGAGGTATAAAGGAGCGATCTTACCTAGGACGGACTGGAGGAAAGGAAGGTAA
- a CDS encoding MFS transporter, producing the protein MLSRKQLALLSVGTSLSFWDIFNVPYIIDYSAQQFHVPSSSPVANLPLTTEMIGYFLGGATNGLVSTYLGRKKGLVLTMLIIAIGSLIGLSSQDFLELSIAELLIGFGIEGEVAVIPSYVSEMTSASFRGRAVGLVNLGGFLMTLVVGPVAIFLGSGYWRLLFLAGLSMALFSAVFRVTLPESERWNKTRGEKVRISKSIIYFTLVWFFSYFAGYSLFSGTIFSIIDGKGFVNSSLYFTYILYGDPLGVTLSSILNDRIERKWSSSFSNVLSGVAILSWAFLSGLPFLVAGFISMFFQGFKFPTMYAYTSENLNTRVRSLGMGIADGIGHLGGAVGPLLVSLAYSTSPYYAIALMGLVSMISGFMLVKGRKVNGKELEAITEEVKEAEFDH; encoded by the coding sequence ATGCTCTCAAGGAAACAACTGGCTTTACTCTCTGTAGGAACGTCCCTTTCGTTCTGGGATATATTTAACGTTCCTTACATAATCGATTATTCTGCTCAACAGTTCCACGTGCCTTCTTCCTCTCCCGTAGCTAACCTACCTTTGACTACGGAGATGATAGGGTACTTTCTGGGAGGTGCTACTAACGGGCTGGTCTCAACGTACCTCGGAAGGAAGAAGGGGTTAGTTTTAACAATGCTGATAATCGCAATAGGTTCCCTGATCGGGCTTTCATCTCAGGACTTCCTGGAGTTATCCATAGCGGAACTACTCATTGGGTTTGGCATAGAGGGGGAGGTCGCTGTGATACCCTCTTACGTGAGCGAGATGACGTCAGCTTCGTTCAGGGGCAGGGCGGTTGGACTTGTAAACCTAGGTGGTTTCCTGATGACACTGGTGGTCGGGCCAGTAGCGATCTTCCTCGGAAGTGGTTACTGGAGACTGCTCTTCCTCGCGGGGCTTTCCATGGCCTTGTTCTCGGCGGTGTTCAGGGTTACCTTACCCGAGAGCGAGAGATGGAACAAGACAAGGGGTGAGAAGGTCAGAATAAGCAAGTCCATCATTTATTTCACTCTAGTGTGGTTCTTCAGCTACTTTGCCGGATATTCCTTGTTCTCAGGGACTATTTTCTCGATCATAGATGGGAAAGGCTTCGTTAACTCTTCCCTTTACTTCACTTACATTCTGTACGGCGATCCGCTAGGTGTTACTCTGTCCTCAATTCTTAACGACAGGATAGAGAGGAAATGGTCTTCGTCCTTTAGCAACGTTCTAAGCGGAGTTGCTATCCTCTCCTGGGCTTTCCTCTCAGGGTTGCCCTTCCTGGTTGCTGGCTTCATTTCCATGTTCTTCCAAGGGTTCAAGTTCCCCACGATGTACGCTTACACGTCAGAGAACTTGAACACTAGGGTAAGGAGCTTGGGAATGGGAATAGCTGACGGAATAGGTCATTTAGGCGGTGCCGTGGGACCTCTCCTAGTTTCCCTGGCATACAGCACGTCACCGTATTACGCAATAGCGTTAATGGGTCTGGTCTCAATGATCTCGGGGTTCATGCTCGTCAAAGGCAGGAAGGTCAACGGGAAGGAGCTTGAGGCGATAACTGAGGAAGTGAAGGAAGCAGAGTTCGATCATTAA